Sequence from the Bremerella volcania genome:
CAAATTCCCGGCCATAAACTTGGTGAAGATGGGCACTAAGAGCAGGCTGGTGCATGGAATTCGCCAAATTGCCCAGCTAGAATAAGTCGACGTTCCTGCCACTGGTCCTTCCGTGTTTCCCCTGTCGCTGAGAGCATCTCGACCATGAATCGTTTGCTTCGTTTGTTTTTTGTTCTTCCGATGATGGCCCTGTTGGTTGTGCCTGCGTTTGCGCAGAAGAAGGAAGTCGAGGGTCCGCCGATCCCGAATGATCCGATCTTGTCGGTGCTTCCTAAGAAGACTTTCACCAACCTGCGGATTCGTCGACCGGTGACGATCACCCACGCTGGTGACGGCAGCAACCGCGTCTTCTTTGCTGAACAGCAAGGGGTCATCCTGGCGGTGCCCAACGATCCACAGGTCGAAGAGACGGAAGTCTTTCTCGATATCGAAGACTCGGTTCGCTTCAATCCGAAGCAAAACGAAGAAGGCCTCCTGGGCGTGGCGTTCCATCCCAACTTCAAAGAGAACGGCGAGTTCTTCGTTTACTACACCGTGAAGAAGGGGCTGGTCTCGCACGTCTCTCGTTTCAAAACCAAAGATGGCAAGGGGGATCCCGAGTCGGAAGAAGTGCTACTGACGATCGATCAGCCGTTCTGGAATCATAACGGCGGCAGCATCGAGTTTGGCCCCGATGGGTACCTTTACATTGCTTTGGGGGATGGCGGTAAGGCCAACGATCCTTTCGGCAACGGGCAGAACCTGGGGACCTGGTTGGGCTCGATCTTGCGGATCGACGTCGACAAGAAAGAGAACGGCAAGAACTACGGCATCCCGGCCGACAATCCTTTCGTGAACACGAAAGGGGCCAAGCCAGAGATCTATGCCTATGGCCTGCGTAACGTCTGGCGACTGACTTTCGATCGCGAGACCGGTGCTTGCTGGGCCGGCGACGTGGGGCAGGGCCTGTGGGAAGAAATCGACGTCATTACCAACGGCGGTAACTACGGCTGGAACGTTCGCGAAGGCTTGCATCCCTTCTCCGAAGAGTTCGCCAAGCCAGGTGCCAAATACATCGATCCGATCTTCGAGTATCACCACAACGTCGGTAAGTCGATCACCAGCGGCTACGTCTACCGCGGCAAGAAGGTCCCGCAATTGGTCGGCAAGTTCCTGTACGCCGACTACGTGACTGGTAAGATCTGGGCGCTCGAGTACGACTACGAGACCAAGAAGGCTGGCACGAACTATCGCATCGAAGAGCCCTCGAACCCGCCGGTCGTTTGCTTCGGCGAAACGGAAGATGGCGAAGTGCTGATGTGTGCGATTTTCGGCGATTACGGCTCGATCTACGAGTTCGTTTCCGCCGAGTAGCACATCTCTTGTCCCCTCTCTCCGCCGGGGTGAGGGCTAGGGTGAGGGGCGAATTTGAAAAACCTTCACTCCAATCACCAAGATCGGCCGATGGCAGACGAATCCCCTTGGGGAAACGTATCCATCGGCCTTTTCTGTTTGTCTTGTCCATAAGGGGAATGCATGACGCAGTCGCCACTTATCGTGGGGCTCTCGATCTTGATGTGCGTGATCTATGGCGTCATCCACGATCAGATCACGGCTCGGATCTGCGTCGAGTACTTCACCATCGGTCACAAGCCAATCCTGGGCGGGACGGACGATCCTACCGTGCTGGGACTCGCCTGGGGTTTCCTGGCGACCTGGTGGGTCGG
This genomic interval carries:
- a CDS encoding PQQ-dependent sugar dehydrogenase — protein: MNRLLRLFFVLPMMALLVVPAFAQKKEVEGPPIPNDPILSVLPKKTFTNLRIRRPVTITHAGDGSNRVFFAEQQGVILAVPNDPQVEETEVFLDIEDSVRFNPKQNEEGLLGVAFHPNFKENGEFFVYYTVKKGLVSHVSRFKTKDGKGDPESEEVLLTIDQPFWNHNGGSIEFGPDGYLYIALGDGGKANDPFGNGQNLGTWLGSILRIDVDKKENGKNYGIPADNPFVNTKGAKPEIYAYGLRNVWRLTFDRETGACWAGDVGQGLWEEIDVITNGGNYGWNVREGLHPFSEEFAKPGAKYIDPIFEYHHNVGKSITSGYVYRGKKVPQLVGKFLYADYVTGKIWALEYDYETKKAGTNYRIEEPSNPPVVCFGETEDGEVLMCAIFGDYGSIYEFVSAE